From Plectropomus leopardus isolate mb chromosome 4, YSFRI_Pleo_2.0, whole genome shotgun sequence, the proteins below share one genomic window:
- the dnajb1b gene encoding dnaJ homolog subfamily B member 1b, producing MVKMGKDYYNILGIQKGASEDDIKKAYRKQALRFHPDKNKSPGAEEKFKEIAEAYDVLSDPKKKDIYDRFGEEGLKGGGAPGGGGGPGNFSYTFQGDPHVIFSEFFGGRNPFEQFFGRNGGMDEDMDTDDPFARFGMGGSGIGGFPRSFSSGMGGMGPHTSVVKKHQDPPVVRDLYVTLEEVLSGCTKKMKISRKRLNPGGQSVRIEDKILEVQIKKGWKEGTKITFPKEGDETPTVIPADIVFVLKDKAHPVFKRDGSDIVYTAKIPLRDALCGCTVNAPTLDGRSVTVSTTDIVQPGMKRRVSGEGLPYPKRPDRRGDLLVEYEVKFPERLSQSARDTIAQVLPRS from the exons ATGGTCAAAATGGGTAAAGACTACTACAACATTTTGGGAATTCAGAAAGGAGCGTCGGAGGACGACATTAAGAAAGCTTATCGTAAGCAGGCTCTGCGCTTTCATCCCGACAAAAACAAGTCACCGGGAGCCGAGGAGAAGTTCAAAGAGATAGCTGAAGCATACGACGTTTTGAGCGACCCGAAGAAAAAGGACATTTACGACCGTTTTGGTGAAGAAG GTCTCAAAGGCGGAGGCGCAccaggtggtggtggaggtcCTGGCAACTTTAGCTACACCTTCCAGGGCGACCCGCATGTCATTTTTTCGGAGTTCTTTGGCGGACGCAACCCTTTTGAACAGTTCTTTGGCCGCAATGGAGGCATGGATGAGGACATGGACACTGACGACCCTTTTGCCCGCTTTGGGATGGGGGGCAGTGGAATAGGCGGGTTCCCTCGTTCCTTCAGCTCAGGCATGGGAGGAATGGGCCCTCACACTAGCGTTGTCAAGAAGCACCAGGACCCTCCTGTGGTTCGCGATCTTTATGTGACCTTGGAGGAAGTTCTGTCGGGTTgcacaaagaaaatgaagatcTCTCGCAAAAGGTTGAACCCCGGCGGGCAATCAGTTAGAATAGAGGATAAAATCCTGGAAGTGCAGATAAAGAAGGGATGGAAAGAGGGCACGAAAATCACATTTCCCAAAGAGGGCGACGAGACTCCCACAGTTATTCCAGCTGACATAGTCTTTGTGTTGAAGGACAAGGCACATCCAGTGTTCAAACGCGACGGCTCGGACATTGTTTACACAGCAAAGATTCCACTCAGAGAT GCCTTATGTGGCTGCACAGTCAACGCACCCACACTGGACGGCAGATCTGTGACTGTGTCAACAACAGACATTGTACAGCCAGGGATGAAGCGACGAGTGAGTGGCGAGGGGCTGCCTTATCCCAAACGCCCTGATCGCAGAGGCGACCTATTAGTGGAGTATGAGGTCAAGTTCCCAGAACGGCTCAGCCAAAGCGCCCGGGACACCATCGCTCAGGTCCTCCCGCGATCTTAA
- the LOC121941665 gene encoding uncharacterized protein LOC121941665, translated as MKTISVFYCLLYAVVIEGADIYAEGLEGGEVSFRCSHRLAWKNDKYLCKDLCKGKQDILVTVQSGGRAVSGRITLVDTGDGVFTVTFSQLQLSDVGRYWCSVDRPGLDTFTAVHLTVKEALPNETTTVISNLESGLPTLTYQNISNSTELPSEVDTSGPANLSTASNSTNGGGQNTSTGAELYATIGVVAVLTILMLAVIIRNCRETLNSQPQVCSNSKDLSSADVKEVDCEYDDIGGEVQLQKKISKRLSCTHQPKQDPATPASSAAECNASLHIYENISCAKGTAHSRCSATNNRGEHDPSSGIYIKPLPPLSERAAEGCLKSTATTSATSQNTESCTSKALHFPSRSDSTEVKPRSLWFGLDLSGVV; from the exons ATGAAGACCATTTCTGTCTTCTATTGTCTTCTTTATG CTGTTGTGATAGAGGGAGCAGACATCTACGCAGAGGGATTGGAGGGGGGAGAAGTCTCGTTCCGGTGTTCACACAGACTTGCTTGGAAAAACGATAAATACCTCTGTAAGGATCTATGTAAAGGCAAACAGGATATATTGGTTACTGTGCAATCTGGTGGAAGAGCAGTGTCAGGGAGGATAACTCTAGTGGATACAGGGGACGGAGTCTTCACTGTGACCTTCAGTCAACTCCAGCTGTCGGACGTAGGGAGATACTGGTGCTCAGTGGACAGGCCTGGCTTGGATACATTCACTGCAGTGCACCTTACCGTAAAGGAAG CTCTTCCAAATGAGACAACAACTGTCATATCTAACCTTGAATCTGGACTGCCCACGTTGACATATCAGAATATTTCCAACTCAACAGAATTACCATCTGAAGTGGATACCAGTGGGCCTGCAAACCTTTCAACTG CCTCAAACAGCACTAATGGAGGAGGACAGAACACCAGCACAG GGGCTGAATTGTACGCTACTATTGGGGTTGTTGCCGTACTGACTATCTTGATGCTGGCAGTGATTATCAGGAACTGCAGAGAAACCTTGAATTCTCAGCCACAAGTTTGCTCCAACAGCAAAGACCTCAGCAGTGCAGATGTGAAAGAG GTTGACTGTGAGTACGATGACATTGGTGGGGAAGtgcagttacaaaaaaaaatatcaaagaggCTCTCTTGTACTCATCAGCCAAAGCAGGACCCGGCAACACCTGCCTCTTCAGCAGCTGAATGTAACGCCTCCCTGCATATCTATGAAAACATCAGCTGTGCCAAAGGTACAGCACATTCAAGATGCTCAGCCACAAACAACAGAGGCGAGCATGACCCAAGCTCTGGGATCTACATCAAACCTTTGCCTCCTTTATCTGAAAGAGCTGCTGAAGGCTGTCTTAAATCTACAGCAACTACAAGTGCGACAAGCCAAAACACAGAGAGCTGCACAAGCAAAGCTCTCCACTTCCCGTCTCGCAGTGATTCCACAGAAGTGAAGCCCAGATcactttggtttggtttggatTTATCAGGAGTAGTGTGA